ACGGACCATGAACACGGTGAACGTCGGTAACATCCCGATCGGCGCGGGGCATCCGCTCGTGCTCATCAGCGGCCCGTGCGTGATCGAGGATCGCGACACGGTCTTCGCCATCGCCGACGCGCTCAAAACGCTGACGACGCGCCTCGGCATCCCGTGGATCTTCAAGGCGAGCTACGAGAAGGACAATCGCGGCAGCGCCAAGGGCTACTCGGGCCCCGGCGAGGACGACGGCCTGCGCATCCTCGAAGACGTCAAGAAACAGTTCGAGGTGCCGGTGATCTCCGACGTGCATCAGGTCGAGCAGGTCGCGCCCGCCGCCGAGGTGCTCGACGTGTTGCAGATCCCCGCTTACCTGTGCCAGCAGTCGTCGCTCGTGCTCGCGTGCGGTCGCGCGGGCAAACCCGTCAACGTGAAAAAGGGCCAGTTCCTCGCGCCCGAAAACATGGCCTCTGCGGTCGGCAAAATCCGGAGCGTGGGCAACGATCAGATCCTGCTGACCGAACGCGGCGCGTCC
This region of Deltaproteobacteria bacterium genomic DNA includes:
- the kdsA gene encoding 3-deoxy-8-phosphooctulonate synthase, with amino-acid sequence MNTVNVGNIPIGAGHPLVLISGPCVIEDRDTVFAIADALKTLTTRLGIPWIFKASYEKDNRGSAKGYSGPGEDDGLRILEDVKKQFEVPVISDVHQVEQVAPAAEVLDVLQIPAYLCQQSSLVLACGRAGKPVNVKKGQFLAPENMASAVGKIRSVGNDQILLTERGASFGYNRLVSDLRCVPIMQNLGCPVVYDPTHLIRIYGLPSDDPRGGEPEFVPMLTRAAVAAGVNALFIETHLDVTKAKCDAVSMLRFDLLEKLLPQVVELARLVREWGEDAPHLLRTDFSTGKVCEV